From the Butyrivibrio fibrisolvens genome, one window contains:
- a CDS encoding DUF4179 domain-containing protein, producing the protein MTSGRKKSVFTRGRIAFITSIAAILALVIFSGLCISHPAFAKDVPLVGDVFASIGYKLGFGGSYDSYATPITSDENGNPGELSSSINNTTVTLQDIYCDGKSMYISVAVESKDAFPVDQIYEIDGLKRLEVFNSKVNYSFATDSTYQSYCFDYIEGEFKDEHTFVGCIKTDLESVLRYVPDDVAQSSDQLYDSDVEWKYYELPDTFTVDVTINQIVASIDNPEAGNLSADELGSLDYPNEYENWWIDGPWKFTFDVNVDNKSSVSKTIELTGLDSGFDELTATLTPFELVLSYDHDAAMDYVVVAVDANGVYMPGENDMDTIPVQGFDTSSVTIYVCDYDDFMDNFKGQLLDNGEPSSKDCRDILESHALFSKNISF; encoded by the coding sequence ATGACATCAGGAAGAAAAAAATCAGTATTTACAAGAGGCAGGATAGCTTTTATAACATCAATAGCAGCAATACTCGCACTAGTGATATTCTCAGGACTTTGCATCTCACATCCTGCTTTTGCCAAAGATGTACCGCTTGTAGGAGATGTATTTGCAAGTATAGGTTATAAGCTTGGATTTGGCGGATCTTATGACAGCTATGCTACACCTATAACTTCCGATGAAAATGGTAATCCAGGTGAGCTGTCATCAAGTATAAATAATACCACAGTAACACTTCAGGATATATATTGCGATGGTAAGTCTATGTATATAAGTGTTGCGGTAGAATCCAAGGACGCATTCCCAGTTGACCAGATCTATGAAATTGATGGCCTTAAGAGGCTTGAAGTTTTTAATTCCAAGGTTAACTATAGCTTTGCAACAGACAGTACATACCAGAGCTACTGTTTTGACTATATAGAAGGAGAGTTCAAAGACGAGCATACATTTGTAGGATGTATCAAGACTGACCTTGAGAGCGTACTTAGATACGTTCCGGATGATGTCGCTCAAAGCAGTGATCAGCTGTATGACTCTGATGTAGAGTGGAAGTATTATGAGCTGCCTGATACATTTACAGTAGATGTGACTATCAACCAGATTGTTGCAAGTATAGATAATCCTGAAGCAGGTAATCTTTCAGCAGATGAGCTTGGTAGCCTTGATTATCCAAACGAGTATGAGAACTGGTGGATAGACGGACCATGGAAGTTTACATTTGACGTAAATGTTGACAATAAAAGCTCTGTAAGTAAGACAATTGAATTAACCGGTCTGGACAGCGGATTTGATGAGCTTACCGCTACGCTTACTCCTTTTGAACTTGTGCTTTCATATGATCATGATGCTGCCATGGACTATGTTGTAGTTGCTGTTGATGCAAATGGTGTATACATGCCTGGCGAGAATGATATGGATACGATTCCGGTACAAGGCTTTGACACAAGCAGCGTGACAATATATGTCTGCGATTATGATGACTTTATGGATAACTTCAAAGGTCAGCTTCTTGATAATGGAGAGCCTTCATCCAAGGATTGTCGTGATATACTTGAATCCCACGCACTGTTTAGTAAGAATATATCTTTTTAA
- a CDS encoding RNA polymerase sigma factor, producing MIAGNILKSFQDVEECIDDTYIKLWNKIPPSRPIAFKGFIGKITRELAYDRYRAGSAKKRGGGEIEAVLEELDECIPDSGSVESSIMGNELAGIVSDFVGKLPEKEAYIFLGRYFYAYDIAFIARKFGMTKGNVSVTLTRIRNKLKERLMKEGYLAV from the coding sequence ATGATTGCCGGCAATATCCTAAAAAGTTTTCAGGATGTAGAAGAATGCATTGATGACACCTACATAAAGCTTTGGAACAAGATACCGCCCAGTAGGCCCATAGCATTCAAAGGTTTTATCGGTAAGATAACCAGAGAACTTGCATATGACAGATACCGCGCAGGAAGTGCCAAGAAAAGAGGCGGCGGTGAGATAGAAGCCGTTTTGGAAGAACTTGATGAGTGTATTCCTGATTCAGGTAGCGTAGAAAGCAGCATCATGGGAAATGAACTCGCAGGCATAGTTTCAGACTTTGTGGGAAAACTTCCAGAGAAAGAAGCTTATATATTCCTGGGCCGTTATTTCTATGCTTATGATATAGCTTTTATAGCTAGGAAGTTTGGAATGACAAAAGGTAATGTCAGTGTGACGCTTACAAGGATCAGGAACAAACTAAAGGAAAGACTTATGAAGGAGGGATATCTGGCCGTATGA